In Erinaceus europaeus chromosome 10, mEriEur2.1, whole genome shotgun sequence, one DNA window encodes the following:
- the SWI5 gene encoding DNA repair protein SWI5 homolog isoform X1: MGAPGPRTQKCPSPKSGQTYEISQESLHLDIEKLKEKQDMLNQEISLFISEGYSVDELDDHINQLHEYNDIKDVGQMLLGKLAVIRGVTTKDLYAEFDLDMSD, translated from the exons TGCCCATCTCCCAAGTCTGGTCAGACTTATGAGATCAGCCAAGAGTCTCTGCACCTTGACATTGAGAAATTGAAGGAGAAGCAGGACATGCTGAATCAGGAGATCTCCCTATTCATATCTGA AGGCTACAGTGTGGATGAACTGGATGACCACATCAACCAGCTCCACGAGTATAATGACATTAAGGATGTAGGACAGATGCTGCTGGGCAAACTAG CTGTCATCAGAGGCGTGACCACCAAAGACTTGTATGCAGAATTTGACCTGGACATGAGTGACTGA